Within Ralstonia pickettii DTP0602, the genomic segment CTGGGCCGCAGCTTTATCGGCCGCGACGCGGTGCGCGAAGGCTTTCAGCTCGCGTGGCAGACCTTCCCGGACGCGCAATGGGTCGATGGCGAGCACTTCGTCGCCGGCGCCCGCGGCGTCAGCGAATCGACCTTCCGCGGCACCCGTACCGACGGCGCGCGCATCGAGGCGCGCATGGTGGACGTCTTTACCTTCCGCGACGGCAAGATCGCGGTCAAGAACGCGTACCGCAAGGACCGTCCGCCCGTAGTGGCTCCCGCAGCCTGAGAACAGGAGACGCGCCATGCAAG encodes:
- a CDS encoding transcriptional regulator produces the protein MSDQNHNAAGIELLQAFNDAWNRHDLDALMGFMADDCAFHGVAGGELLGRSFIGRDAVREGFQLAWQTFPDAQWVDGEHFVAGARGVSESTFRGTRTDGARIEARMVDVFTFRDGKIAVKNAYRKDRPPVVAPAA